A segment of the Ferviditalea candida genome:
AAGCTCAACAACCGGCTGGCGCACAAACCGTTCCGACAGAACAGATGAAATCCAATTCGACAGCTGCTTCACCGCAGACGAGCGCGCCTTCCCCAGCCGAACCTGCACAAGCCACTGCTTTACCGGAAACGGCAAGGGACACATCGGCCCCGGTTTCGACGGGGAAGCCGAAGGACAGCAACGAGCCGCCAAAGACGAACCGGCTTGAAGATGTATTTAATCAATCGAATGCAGGCGGTTAAGGAAAGGAGGACGACATGAAACAGATCGTTTTTTTCGGCGCGCCGGATAAAAGTCATTTGCTGCTTGTGCTCGGCAAGCTGCTCACTGCGTCGGGACTTAAAGTGTTGCTCGTCGATTCGACAATCGCGCAGTCCGTGCAAGCTTATCTCCCGGAGTCGGAGGAACGGCCGGGCGCTTTCGTGACCGAGTTTGAAGGAATGGACGTCGCCGGAGGGTTTATTACGCACGGTCAGTTGGATCGCTATTTGAAGCAAACGGATGGCAACTGGCTACGTTACGACATAATGCTCATCGATACGGATCATACCGAGTTTGTCAAAGGCCGGGAGCTGCCAACGTTTGCGCATCGCGTCTGGTGCAGCAGCTTGGAAAAGCTGGCCGTGCAAAAAAACGCGGAATTGATGCAACGGCTGTGTCTGGCAGAATCAGCCGCGCAGCCGCTGGCATTTTTCAAGCTGGTATATCCGTATGTTCAGACGACGATGAGAGAAGATTACTTCGACTCCTTCCATGTATCTGTTGCGGTTCGTTGGCAGGAGCCGGTATTCCGCATCCCCCTGGATGACCGGGACGTATCGGCAAAAATCAATAATCAGCACCACAGCCGCATCGACGTGAACAAGTTGTCCGGATCGTACATCCGAACCGCGTTATCCTTGGCGAAAACGCTGTTTGATTGGGACGAACGCACTGTCAAAACGGCGTGGAAGCAGGCAAGGAGGGATCGCCGTGGGACATAACGTTGTTTTCTGGAGTCCGGCGCCGGGGCAAACGGGCAACACGACCAACCTTATTGCAGTCGCCGCGTTGCTTGGTCTCGAGTATTCCTCCCGCTTGCTTTTGCTCGGTCATTTGCAAAGCCGCCGCACGCCAATGGAGCAGGCGTTTATGAAGCGGCGAATGAAAGGCGAAGACGAAATCGTTTTTGCCGCCGACACCGGCATTGACGCATTGGCCAGGCTTGCAATTAACCGCAAGCTTACGCCGGAGCTGATCCGAGATTACACTTTACCGATACTCAAGGACCGGCTCGACCTGCTGCCCGGTTCGAACAAGGCGGACAAAACCTTTATCCTTGCGTTGAAAGACGCGATAGAGCCGCTGCTCGATACGGCAAAGAGATACTACGACCTGACAATGATCGACGGAGGGAGCGGGACCGGGTCCGGGTGGACGCAGGCGCTCCTGCAAAATGCGGATCTCGTGGTTGTCAGTCTCAACCAAAACCGCTTCGTGTTGGAGCGGTTTTTTCAGCATCAGGAGGAACTGCTGAAGGACAAAAAGACGCTTCTTGTTTTGGGGCAGTATGACCGGCATTCCGGGCTAACCGCGAGAAATATCGCACGGAAGCATAAGACGAGTATCCCGATCTATCCGGTTCCGCATCAGGCGTGCTTTATGGACGCTTCGCAGGAGGGCCGGGCGGTAGACTTTCTATTCCGCAACCGCAGCGTGCCGCGCGATCACGAGCACTATTTCTTTATGCAGAGTGTGCGGTCTCTTGCTCAGGCGATCATCGAACACGTCGGATTAAACAAACCATTTTTTGGCGGGAAGGGGGTGTAGCGGGTGCTTGTTTGGATCAACGGATTCATGATCGTTTTATTGCTTGGCCTGGCCGCCGCGCTGATCTATTTCCGGATGAGCGGAAGCAAGGCGGAGAAGCCGCCGGAGGAGCGCGCCTATACCATCGAAGCGATGACCGGATATGTGAAACAGGCGTTGCACGATCTGACGAGCAGCAACTTGTATGACCTCGGCTTGTCCGAAGAGGAGTTCCGCCGCCGGAAAAACAAGCGGGCGGAACTGAAGAAGGCGCTGCGAGGCTGCACCTCCGGGGATTTGCGGGACAAGACGTATGTGAAGCAGTTTTTGGCCGATTTGCTGGTGCAGAACTACAAGCTGGATGAAACGAACATCAACCGACTCATCCCATTCGACGATCTGTACGAGCTTTCGCCGCAGGACCAGTTCGAAATTTTGCTGCACCTGTACAAGAAGCGGCACCGCTACGATGCGCTCAGCGAGCTGATTTGCAAGTATGAACTGGATCGTCCCAAGTTCGGCATTGAGGACGGTCAAATCGAATCGTACCGGATTACGGCCGAGGAAATCCACGATATCTACAAGAAGGAAGCAAGGCGGCTGCATTTCGAGGACAAGCTGCAAATCGTCGTGCAGCGCATTTATCAAACGTACAAGGGTTTTAGCGTTGTAGACGAAATCCGGGATATGAAAATCGACGGCGTGTCGGGCGGCGTTTCCGGCTTACCTCAATCCGTGTGGGAAGGAGAATGGGAATTCCAGGCCGATTCGCTGCTGCGCGAAGTGCCGAAGTCCCACGATAGCGTCTGGATTTTCTATAAAGGGAAATCCATTCATTTAAGCTTCCTCTCCTTCGGCTCGGAGCAAGAACTAAAGCGCGTGTGCCAGAACGTGTACAAGTACAACTATCCCGGCCAATTGTCGGAAGCGAATGGCTTCAAGGTGAACGAGATGGCCGACGGCTCCCGCGTCGTTGTGCTGCGCCCCCGATTTTCGGAATCGTGGGCTTTTTTTGTGCGCAAATTCGATGTGCAAAGCGCCACGCTGGAGCAACTCATTAAGGATGAAAATGCTGGGCTTCCGATCAGCCTGATCACTTATCTCGTCAAGGGCGCGCGGATCACCGCGATCACCGGCGCGCAGGGGAGCGGGAAGACGACGCTGCTCATGGCGATGGTCAAATTCATTTCCGCCACGTTTACGATCCGGGTGCAGGAGATGAGCTTCGAGCTTCATTTGCGGAAAATTTACAAGGACCGCAATATTCTCAGCTTCCGCGAGACGGAAACGATTTCCGGACAGGACGGGCTCGACATCCAGAAAAAGACGGACGGCACGGTGAACATTCTCGGCGAGGTGGCGACCGATCCGGTCGCGGCGTGGATGATCCAGATGGCGCAGGTCGCATCGCTGTTCACGCTCTTTACCCAC
Coding sequences within it:
- a CDS encoding ATPase, T2SS/T4P/T4SS family, producing MIVLLLGLAAALIYFRMSGSKAEKPPEERAYTIEAMTGYVKQALHDLTSSNLYDLGLSEEEFRRRKNKRAELKKALRGCTSGDLRDKTYVKQFLADLLVQNYKLDETNINRLIPFDDLYELSPQDQFEILLHLYKKRHRYDALSELICKYELDRPKFGIEDGQIESYRITAEEIHDIYKKEARRLHFEDKLQIVVQRIYQTYKGFSVVDEIRDMKIDGVSGGVSGLPQSVWEGEWEFQADSLLREVPKSHDSVWIFYKGKSIHLSFLSFGSEQELKRVCQNVYKYNYPGQLSEANGFKVNEMADGSRVVVLRPRFSESWAFFVRKFDVQSATLEQLIKDENAGLPISLITYLVKGARITAITGAQGSGKTTLLMAMVKFISATFTIRVQEMSFELHLRKIYKDRNILSFRETETISGQDGLDIQKKTDGTVNILGEVATDPVAAWMIQMAQVASLFTLFTHHAKTFRDLVFSLRNSLLKTGVFTNEKIAEQQVISVVNFDIHLKRDSDGRRYIERITECVPLDQELDYPDQYRQCEKLEDKMAAFMETAVEYFRRSTDRKLYEARNVVEFRDGKYVALHPISEQNVREMREHMPEADREAFAAFLTANWGEPNGA